One Clostridium estertheticum DNA segment encodes these proteins:
- a CDS encoding potassium channel family protein: MSKRQFIVIGLGRFGTSVAETLYSLGNDVLAVDFDEDVVQNISDKVTHAVQVDANDENSLRALGIRNFDCAVISIGTNIQSSILATLLVKELGVKYVITKATNALHAKVLYKIGANRVVFPERDMGVRVAHNLVSSNILDYIELSPDYSIAEVVSPEEWHNKTLRELNIRAQYGINVMAIKRNNDIDVSPSADNIIESGDIIVAIGSIEELNKLESLVK; this comes from the coding sequence ATGAGTAAAAGACAGTTTATTGTTATAGGACTTGGAAGATTTGGGACGTCTGTAGCTGAAACATTATATTCACTAGGAAATGATGTATTGGCAGTTGATTTTGATGAGGATGTAGTTCAGAACATTTCAGATAAAGTTACGCATGCGGTTCAAGTTGATGCAAATGATGAAAATAGTTTAAGAGCTCTTGGTATTCGTAATTTTGATTGTGCAGTTATTAGCATAGGTACTAATATCCAATCTAGCATTTTGGCAACACTCTTAGTAAAGGAACTCGGAGTAAAATATGTAATTACAAAAGCAACTAATGCGCTACATGCTAAAGTATTATATAAAATAGGTGCAAATAGAGTTGTTTTTCCAGAACGAGATATGGGTGTACGAGTTGCTCATAACTTAGTATCATCAAACATATTAGATTATATAGAATTGTCTCCTGATTATAGTATTGCTGAAGTTGTTAGCCCAGAAGAATGGCATAATAAGACCCTTAGAGAATTAAATATCAGGGCTCAATATGGTATAAATGTAATGGCTATAAAAAGAAATAATGATATTGATGTTTCTCCGTCTGCTGATAATATTATTGAGTCAGGTGATATCATTGTGGCTATAGGTAGTATTGAAGAATTAAATAAATTAGAAAGTCTAGTTAAATAA
- a CDS encoding TrkH family potassium uptake protein, with protein MESGIKAIKKKNIYTPVQILAIGFATVIFIGAILLSLPISSKSGKITPFIDCIFTSTSAVCVTGLVTLDTGTYWTYFGKTVIMFLIEIGGLGFMSVTTLVFLILGKRITLKGRLIMQEAMNVNSLQGLVKMAKYVLIFTFSVEGIGAVLFSTQFIPQFGLAKGIYYSIFHAVSAFCNAGFDLMGNFSSVTAYADNSVVILTISALIAIGGLGFYVWAEIYNSKGLKRLSLHSRVVIYTTLVLIVGGAILMYIFEMNNPDTMQGMSIKGKFLSSIFASVSPRTAGFNSIPLDKMTMGAKFLTIILMFIGGSPGSTAGGIKTATAIVLFMTVVSVVKGREDTEVFQKRISKDIVYKAFAITVISLALVIIVTMILSITEQKGLPFEYFLYEATSAFATVGLTLGLTTKLTFVGKIIIALTMYAGRVGPLTIILALAKSKNSKSGTIKYPEGKILIG; from the coding sequence TTGGAATCAGGTATTAAGGCTATTAAAAAGAAAAACATATATACTCCTGTTCAGATACTTGCAATAGGTTTTGCTACAGTAATATTTATAGGTGCAATATTGCTTAGTCTACCTATATCTTCTAAGAGTGGTAAAATTACACCCTTTATAGATTGTATATTTACATCTACTTCTGCTGTATGTGTTACAGGACTAGTAACTTTAGATACAGGAACATATTGGACATATTTTGGTAAAACAGTGATAATGTTTCTTATAGAAATAGGTGGTCTTGGCTTTATGTCTGTTACCACACTAGTTTTTTTGATTTTAGGGAAAAGAATAACATTAAAGGGAAGACTAATAATGCAGGAAGCTATGAATGTTAATTCACTACAAGGTTTAGTTAAAATGGCCAAATATGTACTGATATTTACATTTTCAGTTGAAGGAATAGGTGCAGTTCTTTTTTCAACACAATTTATTCCTCAATTTGGACTAGCCAAAGGAATTTATTATAGCATATTCCATGCAGTTTCTGCTTTCTGCAATGCTGGATTTGATTTGATGGGTAATTTCAGTAGTGTTACTGCTTATGCAGATAATTCTGTAGTAATATTGACAATTTCAGCATTAATAGCAATAGGTGGTTTAGGATTTTATGTATGGGCAGAAATATATAATTCCAAGGGACTTAAAAGGTTGTCACTGCATTCTAGAGTAGTTATATATACCACCCTTGTGTTAATTGTTGGGGGAGCGATACTTATGTATATTTTTGAGATGAATAACCCTGACACCATGCAAGGAATGTCTATAAAGGGCAAATTTTTATCTTCTATTTTTGCATCAGTTTCTCCAAGAACGGCTGGGTTTAATTCTATTCCATTAGATAAAATGACTATGGGGGCCAAGTTTTTAACAATAATTTTAATGTTTATTGGTGGATCTCCTGGTTCCACTGCTGGCGGAATAAAAACTGCTACTGCTATTGTACTTTTTATGACAGTAGTATCTGTGGTTAAAGGACGTGAAGATACTGAAGTATTTCAAAAACGCATAAGCAAGGATATTGTGTATAAAGCCTTCGCAATAACTGTTATTTCTCTAGCACTTGTTATAATAGTTACCATGATATTATCTATTACAGAGCAAAAGGGCCTTCCTTTTGAATACTTTTTATATGAGGCTACTTCAGCATTTGCTACAGTTGGGTTAACCTTAGGATTAACTACAAAATTAACATTTGTAGGTAAGATAATAATAGCCCTCACCATGTATGCGGGGAGAGTAGGACCGCTTACTATAATATTGGCATTAGCTAAAAGTAAAAACTCTAAATCTGGAACTATAAAGTATCCAGAAGGTAAAATTTTAATTGGATAG
- the rplT gene encoding 50S ribosomal protein L20 gives MARIKRAVNARKNHKKVLKLAKGYYGGKSKLFKTANESVIRALRNAYIGRKLKKRDFRKLWIARINAASRLSDLSYSRFMNGMKLAGIDINRKMLSEIAINDPKAFAELVEVAKKQLQA, from the coding sequence ATGGCAAGAATAAAGAGGGCAGTTAACGCTCGTAAAAACCATAAAAAAGTATTAAAACTTGCAAAAGGCTACTACGGTGGAAAAAGTAAGTTATTTAAAACAGCTAATGAATCGGTAATAAGAGCATTAAGAAATGCTTACATAGGAAGAAAATTAAAAAAGAGAGATTTTAGAAAACTTTGGATTGCTAGAATCAATGCGGCTTCAAGACTTAGTGACCTTTCATATTCAAGATTTATGAATGGAATGAAACTTGCAGGCATAGATATTAACAGAAAAATGCTTTCTGAAATTGCTATAAATGATCCAAAAGCTTTTGCTGAATTAGTAGAAGTTGCAAAAAAACAATTACAAGCTTAA
- the rpmI gene encoding 50S ribosomal protein L35 — MPKMKTHRGAAKRFKKTGTGKLKRAKAFKSHILTKKSSKRKRNLRKTAFVSTTQMKAMRKLLPYL, encoded by the coding sequence ATGCCTAAAATGAAGACACATAGAGGCGCAGCAAAAAGATTTAAGAAAACAGGTACAGGAAAGTTAAAAAGAGCGAAAGCTTTTAAAAGCCATATACTAACAAAGAAAAGTTCAAAAAGAAAAAGAAATCTTAGAAAAACTGCATTTGTTTCAACAACTCAAATGAAAGCAATGAGAAAATTGTTACCATACTTATAA
- the infC gene encoding translation initiation factor IF-3, whose translation MKTISKNKDFMMNEEIRHAEIRVIGFDGSALGILNTKDALKLAEEKDMDLVMMSPTAKPPVCRIMDFGKFIYEQQKKEKEAKKKQKVVNLKEIRLSATIEDHDIAIKASNAKKFLLDEDKVKITVRFRGREIENSKVGHKILSSFVEKIGDIYIVEKPARQEGRNMIMILAPKRA comes from the coding sequence GTGAAAACTATTAGTAAAAACAAAGATTTCATGATGAATGAAGAAATAAGACACGCAGAAATAAGAGTTATAGGATTTGATGGTTCTGCACTTGGTATTTTGAATACTAAAGATGCTTTAAAACTTGCAGAAGAAAAAGATATGGATTTAGTTATGATGTCACCTACTGCAAAACCACCAGTTTGTAGAATAATGGATTTTGGTAAGTTTATCTATGAACAACAGAAAAAAGAAAAAGAAGCTAAAAAGAAACAGAAGGTTGTAAATCTTAAAGAAATACGATTAAGTGCAACCATAGAAGACCACGATATTGCAATCAAGGCTAGCAATGCTAAAAAATTCTTGTTGGATGAAGATAAGGTTAAAATAACTGTAAGATTCAGAGGACGAGAAATTGAAAACTCAAAAGTAGGACATAAGATATTAAGCTCTTTTGTAGAAAAAATTGGTGATATTTATATTGTTGAGAAGCCAGCTAGACAAGAGGGAAGAAATATGATAATGATTTTAGCTCCTAAAAGAGCATAA
- the ytxC gene encoding putative sporulation protein YtxC, with protein MLLLTVVYNSSVECIINEIKDIKKCFEHKRMILGIAESIIEDTHFIKFFCSDDNLSDSSIKAFNLNIANMLYKIVIMEFCKKEMNNFLTETYFFLRYDEIKQIKPKIQVALLGEGEISGPNMVYCINRKNNIIDKITKCIEENNEINISGFLTFRTKELKMDLECIVDKVVEEYMVEKEYNEFIKLLKYFVEIQESKVGEVNILIEKNGDYYLRDEEGNDLAGDMLMELPKVKFDSKENTEEIIISTMITSAPKKVIIHCAENCKNKELLQTISKVFVDRVYYCDECTECEKIKNGINIW; from the coding sequence ATGCTTTTATTAACTGTTGTATATAATAGCAGTGTGGAATGCATTATTAATGAAATCAAAGACATTAAAAAGTGTTTTGAACATAAAAGAATGATTTTAGGCATTGCAGAGAGTATAATAGAAGATACTCACTTCATAAAATTCTTTTGTAGCGACGACAACTTAAGCGATAGCAGTATAAAAGCATTTAATTTAAATATTGCTAATATGTTATATAAAATAGTAATAATGGAATTTTGTAAAAAAGAAATGAATAATTTTCTAACGGAAACTTATTTTTTTCTGCGATATGATGAAATAAAACAGATTAAACCTAAGATACAAGTAGCATTACTCGGTGAGGGTGAAATATCTGGACCTAATATGGTATATTGCATAAATAGAAAAAATAATATTATTGATAAAATAACTAAATGTATAGAAGAAAATAATGAAATTAATATAAGCGGATTTTTAACCTTTAGGACAAAAGAACTAAAGATGGATTTAGAGTGTATAGTTGATAAAGTTGTAGAAGAATATATGGTAGAAAAAGAATATAATGAGTTTATAAAGTTGCTTAAATACTTTGTTGAAATTCAGGAGAGCAAGGTAGGCGAGGTTAATATTCTAATTGAAAAAAATGGAGATTATTATTTAAGAGATGAAGAGGGAAATGATTTAGCAGGAGATATGCTAATGGAACTACCAAAAGTTAAATTTGATTCAAAAGAAAATACAGAAGAAATTATAATAAGTACAATGATAACTAGTGCTCCTAAGAAAGTAATTATACACTGCGCAGAGAATTGTAAAAATAAAGAATTGTTACAAACTATAAGCAAGGTCTTTGTAGATAGAGTTTATTATTGTGATGAGTGCACTGAATGTGAAAAGATAAAAAATGGTATAAACATATGGTAA
- a CDS encoding DUF6873 family GME fold protein, with protein MKNLIVDFRIHNEESEYLISKGYNLLICPPSNLLYEAVCGHPDMLMHILDHSIMVHKDMDIEFIKKLGSLKYKVFKSNSTLQSSYPYNISLNALCIDNLFVHFLNYTDTNLLSLLKNKKIINVKQGYTKCSTCIVNNHAIITSDLSIAKTLSLEKIDVLLIPPGDILLPGLNYGFIGGATGLLCDNVLAFYGHLDHYLYGKEVLKFLNKHKVEPAFLRNGKLIDRGSLFKV; from the coding sequence ATGAAAAATCTTATTGTCGATTTTAGAATTCATAATGAAGAAAGTGAATATTTAATATCTAAAGGGTATAACTTACTTATTTGCCCTCCTAGTAACCTTTTATATGAGGCTGTATGTGGTCACCCAGATATGCTCATGCATATTTTAGACCATAGTATCATGGTCCATAAGGATATGGATATTGAATTTATAAAAAAATTAGGTTCATTAAAATACAAAGTTTTTAAGTCAAATTCAACTTTGCAAAGTTCATACCCATATAATATAAGTCTTAATGCATTGTGCATAGACAATCTTTTTGTTCACTTTCTTAATTATACTGATACTAATCTTCTATCACTTTTAAAGAACAAAAAAATAATAAATGTTAAGCAAGGCTATACAAAATGTTCTACTTGCATTGTAAATAATCATGCAATCATCACTAGTGACCTCTCTATTGCAAAAACTTTAAGCCTTGAAAAAATAGATGTATTATTAATCCCTCCTGGCGATATTCTTCTACCTGGACTTAACTACGGTTTTATTGGTGGTGCAACAGGCCTTCTTTGCGATAATGTCTTAGCTTTCTATGGCCACTTAGATCACTACCTGTATGGTAAAGAAGTATTAAAATTTCTGAATAAGCATAAGGTAGAACCTGCGTTTTTAAGAAATGGAAAACTCATTGATAGAGGTAGCCTTTTTAAGGTCTAG
- the hslO gene encoding Hsp33 family molecular chaperone HslO, whose protein sequence is MDKLVRATAKSGQVRIIAAITTDLVNEGVGMHLCAPTAAAALGRMLTAGTLMGTMLKSKEDSLTLQIDGGGKARGVVVTAHADSSVKGYIGNPDVDLPANSKGKLDVSSAIGVDGYLRIIRDLGLKEPYIGQVPISTGEIGDDLAYYFTVSEQTPSAVGLGVLVDTDMSIKASGGFIIQMMPGADEFLADIITYRLEEVPSITEFIAKGMSIEEILQFIFEDMELKILEEIVPTYKCDCSRQRVERALISIGKKDLEELYNDGKTEEIKCHFCNKNYEFNHEDIGQLLKNVNS, encoded by the coding sequence ATGGATAAATTGGTTAGAGCTACTGCAAAGAGTGGTCAGGTTAGAATAATTGCAGCCATAACTACGGATTTAGTAAATGAGGGGGTAGGTATGCATCTATGCGCTCCTACTGCAGCGGCAGCCCTAGGTAGGATGCTAACAGCCGGGACACTTATGGGAACTATGCTAAAGTCGAAGGAAGATAGTTTAACCTTGCAAATAGATGGTGGAGGAAAAGCTAGAGGGGTGGTAGTAACTGCTCATGCAGATTCAAGTGTAAAAGGATACATAGGAAATCCTGATGTAGATTTACCAGCTAATAGCAAGGGAAAACTTGATGTAAGTTCTGCAATTGGTGTGGATGGTTATTTAAGAATTATAAGAGATTTGGGACTAAAGGAGCCCTATATAGGTCAAGTACCAATCAGCACTGGAGAAATTGGAGATGATTTAGCTTATTACTTTACTGTTTCAGAGCAGACGCCGTCAGCTGTGGGGCTTGGGGTATTAGTGGATACGGACATGAGTATTAAAGCTTCGGGAGGGTTTATAATCCAAATGATGCCTGGTGCAGATGAATTCTTGGCTGATATAATAACATATAGACTTGAAGAAGTTCCATCTATAACTGAATTCATAGCAAAAGGAATGTCTATTGAAGAAATTTTACAATTTATATTTGAAGATATGGAACTTAAAATACTTGAAGAGATTGTGCCAACATATAAATGTGATTGTTCTAGGCAGCGAGTTGAGAGGGCATTAATAAGTATAGGTAAAAAGGACCTAGAAGAATTATATAATGATGGTAAAACTGAGGAAATTAAATGTCATTTTTGTAATAAAAATTATGAATTTAATCATGAAGATATTGGGCAATTACTGAAAAACGTTAATTCATAG
- a CDS encoding class I SAM-dependent DNA methyltransferase produces the protein MNCYKEFAHIYDELVNSDIDYKTWASKILCICSEYEVDRSSYLDLACGTGNLTVEIASGFKQIWAVDLSCDMLCEAEKKIRDVGIKAKFVCQDICELNLNNTFNLITCCLDSTNYILEEENFKKYLLGVYNVLKEDGLFIFDINSYYKLTNVLGNNLYNYDSDEVVYIWENYLENDIVQMNLTFFVKEGQVYRRFDEQHSERAYKEQYIENVIKEIGFEIIKKMDNYEDKEVRDNTERICYVLCKSKNNKRL, from the coding sequence ATGAATTGTTATAAAGAGTTTGCTCATATATACGATGAACTTGTAAATTCTGATATTGATTATAAAACATGGGCTTCAAAGATATTATGTATTTGCAGTGAATATGAAGTTGATAGGTCGAGTTACTTGGATTTGGCCTGTGGCACAGGAAATCTTACTGTAGAAATTGCAAGCGGATTTAAGCAAATATGGGCAGTTGATTTATCTTGCGATATGCTCTGTGAAGCAGAAAAAAAAATAAGGGACGTAGGGATAAAAGCAAAATTTGTATGCCAAGATATTTGTGAATTGAATTTGAATAATACTTTTAATCTCATAACTTGCTGTTTGGATTCTACTAACTATATATTAGAAGAAGAAAATTTTAAAAAGTATCTACTAGGGGTCTATAATGTATTAAAAGAGGATGGTTTATTTATTTTTGATATTAATTCTTATTATAAACTTACTAATGTGCTTGGTAATAATCTTTATAATTATGATTCGGATGAAGTCGTGTATATTTGGGAGAATTATTTAGAAAATGATATAGTACAAATGAATTTAACCTTTTTTGTGAAAGAAGGACAAGTATACAGAAGGTTTGATGAGCAGCATTCAGAAAGAGCTTATAAAGAACAATATATAGAAAATGTCATAAAAGAAATCGGATTTGAAATAATTAAAAAAATGGATAACTATGAAGATAAAGAAGTAAGAGATAACACAGAGCGAATATGTTATGTGCTATGCAAGTCAAAAAACAACAAAAGATTATAG
- a CDS encoding small, acid-soluble spore protein, alpha/beta type encodes MGKTPLKKVIKAKLRTNKELTKNEMLRETLKYEIAEELGLTQKIEACGWSGLTAEETGRVGGLMTRKKKSKNLPKNEDF; translated from the coding sequence ATGGGAAAAACGCCTTTGAAAAAAGTCATTAAAGCTAAATTAAGAACAAACAAAGAGTTAACTAAAAACGAAATGCTTAGGGAAACTTTAAAGTATGAAATAGCTGAAGAATTAGGATTAACACAAAAGATAGAAGCCTGTGGTTGGAGTGGACTAACAGCAGAGGAAACGGGAAGAGTTGGGGGATTAATGACAAGAAAAAAGAAGAGCAAAAATCTTCCTAAAAACGAAGATTTTTAA
- a CDS encoding peptide ABC transporter substrate-binding protein, producing the protein MKTKRLMATLLTLSLTASIALVGCGKKTVTPEATKPGTDVAVKMDANQYLNGILTSEPKSLDPTLATDVNASDALVNCMEGLTRIEQDDKGVDVIKAAGAEKWETNADKTVWTFHLRDFKWSDGKAVTAKDFEYAIKRSLNPEVGSQYAFILFPIKNAQQYNSKKAKAEEVGVKAIDDKTIEFTLDKPCPYFLDLTYFKVMYPQREDIVKAQGDKFGTEANTMVFNGPYVLKNWAHLSKMEFEKNPTYWDKDSVKLSKLTLNIVKEETARMGSLLNGSIDYAAVTKQEWIEKFDKTGKFNVVRVNTPGTNYMYFNQKDKYFKNAKIRQAFSLAADREDVVKVSFRGLAQPAYGWCPPTLQIDGQDFRKKVGVEPFKKFKEDHPDAKALLIEGLKEIGADPDPAKATFTYLRGDTSARERELAEFDQAMYKKNLGVNIKMEYVEWAVYQKRTESADYQIAGAAWIGDYNDPNTFFDMWVTGAKIVPTGWSNAKYDALIKDASNTTDPEKRTEAFKQAEQILLVDDAVISPYLYRMRNTYRAKYTKRIMTPLFGAQDFKYAYTDGRK; encoded by the coding sequence GTGAAAACAAAAAGATTAATGGCTACTTTACTAACACTTTCACTAACTGCTTCAATTGCATTAGTAGGTTGTGGAAAGAAAACTGTAACACCAGAAGCAACAAAACCTGGTACAGATGTTGCAGTTAAAATGGACGCAAATCAATATTTAAATGGTATATTAACTTCTGAGCCAAAATCACTAGACCCAACATTAGCAACTGATGTTAATGCATCAGACGCTTTAGTTAACTGTATGGAAGGTTTAACTAGAATAGAGCAAGATGACAAAGGTGTAGATGTTATAAAAGCAGCAGGAGCTGAAAAATGGGAAACTAATGCAGATAAAACTGTATGGACATTCCATTTAAGAGATTTTAAATGGTCAGATGGAAAAGCAGTAACAGCTAAGGATTTTGAATATGCAATTAAAAGATCCCTTAATCCAGAAGTTGGTTCACAATATGCATTTATCTTATTCCCTATAAAAAATGCTCAACAATATAATTCTAAAAAAGCAAAAGCTGAAGAAGTAGGAGTAAAAGCAATAGATGATAAGACAATAGAATTCACATTAGATAAACCTTGTCCATATTTTTTAGATTTAACTTACTTTAAGGTTATGTATCCTCAAAGAGAAGATATAGTTAAAGCTCAAGGAGACAAATTTGGTACAGAAGCGAATACAATGGTATTCAATGGACCATATGTACTAAAAAATTGGGCACATCTAAGTAAGATGGAATTCGAAAAAAATCCAACATATTGGGATAAAGATTCAGTTAAACTTTCGAAACTAACTCTTAATATTGTAAAAGAAGAAACTGCTAGAATGGGATCCTTACTTAATGGTAGTATTGATTATGCTGCAGTTACTAAGCAAGAATGGATAGAGAAATTTGATAAAACAGGTAAGTTCAATGTAGTAAGGGTAAACACACCTGGAACAAACTATATGTACTTTAATCAGAAGGATAAATATTTTAAGAATGCTAAAATAAGACAGGCGTTCAGTTTAGCTGCTGATAGAGAAGATGTAGTTAAAGTTTCATTTAGGGGATTAGCTCAGCCAGCATATGGATGGTGTCCACCAACACTTCAAATAGATGGACAAGATTTCAGGAAAAAAGTTGGTGTAGAACCATTTAAGAAATTCAAAGAAGACCATCCAGATGCTAAGGCATTGTTAATTGAAGGTCTAAAAGAAATTGGAGCAGATCCAGATCCAGCAAAAGCTACATTTACTTACTTACGTGGTGACACAAGTGCTAGAGAAAGGGAATTAGCTGAATTCGATCAAGCAATGTATAAGAAAAACTTAGGCGTAAACATAAAGATGGAGTATGTTGAATGGGCAGTATATCAAAAGAGAACTGAGAGTGCGGATTATCAAATAGCTGGTGCTGCATGGATAGGCGATTACAATGATCCAAATACATTCTTTGATATGTGGGTTACTGGAGCTAAGATAGTTCCAACTGGTTGGTCAAATGCAAAGTATGATGCTTTAATTAAAGATGCTAGTAATACAACGGATCCAGAAAAAAGAACAGAGGCATTTAAACAAGCAGAACAAATATTACTTGTAGATGATGCAGTTATATCACCATATTTATATAGAATGAGAAACACATACAGAGCTAAATACACTAAACGTATTATGACACCATTATTTGGAGCTCAAGACTTTAAATATGCTTATACTGATGGAAGAAAGTAG
- a CDS encoding ABC transporter ATP-binding protein, producing the protein MSNNNEILIEVKNLKKYFQVGKNATLKAVDDVSFFIRKGETLGLVGESGCGKTTCGRTVMGMYSATGGEVLFDGINVHKLDKKAKKNFARRSQIIFQDPYASLNPRMTVGDIIGEGIDIHNLYTGQERTNRVYELLQLVGLNKEHGSRFPHEFSGGQRQRIGIARALAIEPDFIVCDEPISALDVSIQAQIVNLLIQLQQELGLTYLFIAHDLSMVKHISDRVGVMYLGAMVELASSHDLYEKPLHPYTQALLSAIPVPDPEVERNKARIKLEGEVPSPINPKPGCRFTPRCRYAKPICSEETPILKEIEKEHFVACHLFD; encoded by the coding sequence ATGTCTAATAATAATGAAATTTTAATAGAGGTTAAAAATCTTAAAAAATATTTTCAAGTTGGTAAAAATGCTACTTTAAAAGCGGTGGATGACGTTAGCTTTTTCATAAGAAAAGGTGAAACACTAGGACTTGTTGGGGAATCTGGTTGTGGAAAAACTACTTGTGGCAGAACAGTAATGGGTATGTATAGCGCAACTGGTGGAGAAGTATTATTTGATGGAATTAATGTTCATAAATTAGATAAGAAAGCCAAGAAGAATTTTGCGAGAAGATCACAAATAATATTTCAAGATCCTTACGCTTCACTAAATCCAAGAATGACTGTTGGGGATATAATTGGTGAGGGCATAGATATTCATAATTTATACACTGGCCAAGAAAGAACTAACAGAGTATATGAACTTTTACAATTAGTAGGGCTTAATAAAGAACATGGTTCAAGGTTTCCACATGAGTTTTCAGGTGGACAAAGACAAAGAATAGGAATAGCGAGGGCCCTTGCTATAGAACCAGATTTTATAGTATGTGATGAGCCTATTTCAGCTCTTGACGTTTCAATTCAAGCGCAAATTGTTAACTTATTGATACAACTCCAGCAGGAGCTAGGACTCACTTATTTATTTATAGCTCATGACCTATCAATGGTTAAGCATATATCTGATAGAGTAGGAGTAATGTATCTTGGAGCAATGGTGGAGCTTGCAAGTAGCCATGATCTATATGAAAAACCGCTTCATCCATATACTCAAGCTCTATTATCAGCAATACCAGTACCAGATCCAGAAGTTGAAAGAAATAAAGCTAGAATTAAACTAGAGGGCGAAGTTCCAAGTCCTATAAATCCAAAACCAGGTTGCAGATTTACACCTAGATGTAGATATGCAAAACCAATTTGCAGTGAAGAAACACCAATTCTTAAAGAAATAGAAAAAGAGCACTTTGTTGCTTGTCATTTATTTGATTAA
- a CDS encoding ABC transporter ATP-binding protein, with amino-acid sequence MEKILDVKDLRVSFHTYAGEVQAVRGISFYLKKGETLAVVGESGCGKTVTSKSLMRLIPEPPGDIKEGSKILFDGKDISLMSEKELRELRGSDISMIFQDPMTSLNPTMTIGKQIAESLIIHRGMSKTEAMNEAIKMLNLVNIPDADKRAHQYPHEFSGGMRQRAMIAIALACNPKILIADEPTTALDVTIQAQIMDLISDLQEKLGTAVILVTHDLGIVADVADRIQVMYAGQIIEHGTTDEIFKNPQHPYTWALLQSVPRLDTKNKGKLYSLQGTPPDLIKPPIGCPFAARCEYCMQICREEMPEVTTLSENHEVSCWLKHSMAPKIDIPSALRGDR; translated from the coding sequence ATGGAAAAGATATTAGATGTAAAAGACTTAAGAGTTTCGTTTCATACTTATGCTGGTGAGGTGCAAGCAGTAAGAGGTATTTCTTTTTACTTGAAAAAAGGAGAGACTTTAGCTGTAGTTGGAGAATCTGGATGTGGCAAAACTGTTACTTCAAAATCACTAATGAGATTAATTCCAGAGCCACCAGGCGATATAAAAGAAGGTTCAAAAATACTATTTGATGGCAAGGATATTAGTCTGATGTCAGAAAAAGAACTTAGAGAGCTCAGGGGTTCGGATATTTCTATGATATTCCAAGACCCTATGACGTCACTAAACCCAACAATGACTATTGGAAAACAAATAGCAGAAAGCTTAATTATACACAGAGGTATGAGCAAAACTGAAGCTATGAATGAAGCAATAAAAATGTTGAATCTAGTTAATATTCCTGATGCAGATAAACGTGCTCACCAATATCCACATGAATTTTCAGGTGGTATGAGGCAAAGGGCTATGATAGCTATAGCGCTAGCTTGTAATCCTAAAATACTTATAGCTGACGAACCAACAACGGCTCTTGATGTTACAATACAAGCTCAAATAATGGATCTTATTTCGGATCTTCAAGAAAAGCTTGGAACAGCAGTTATCCTTGTAACTCATGATTTAGGAATTGTTGCAGACGTTGCAGATAGAATACAAGTAATGTATGCAGGACAAATAATAGAGCATGGAACAACAGACGAAATATTTAAAAATCCACAACACCCATATACTTGGGCACTGTTACAATCAGTTCCAAGACTCGACACGAAAAACAAAGGCAAACTTTATTCTCTGCAAGGAACACCACCTGATTTAATTAAACCACCAATAGGATGTCCTTTTGCAGCGAGATGTGAGTATTGTATGCAAATATGTAGAGAAGAAATGCCAGAAGTTACAACTTTGAGTGAAAACCATGAAGTTTCCTGTTGGTTAAAACATTCTATGGCACCAAAGATTGATATTCCTTCAGCATTAAGAGGTGATAGATAA